The genomic stretch TCCCATCTATTTCATCGACTTAGACATTGATAAAATCCTTAGTTACAACACCTACGAAGGATTTCGCTTAGGGATTGGAGCTCACACCAATAGTCGATTCTCGAGGTGGTTTAAAATAGGTGGATATGTAGGTTATGGTTTTAAAGATGAAGTAACCAAATATGGCTGGGACAGTGAAATCATACTTCACAAGCATAGCAATCTAAAGCTTTTGGGTGGCTATCAATTTGACATTTTTGAAAGTGGCGGAGTAAATTTTATTGCAGAGCCTACCCTTGGCTTTTTTGCAGATAATTACCGTAGGCTTTTCATTCCGCAGTGGGATGAAACCTCTCGCTACTTCGCGGGCTTCACTTTTGACCCACTGCCAAATGTACATCTTAAGCTATTGACACAACGCGAAAATCGCTACATGGTGGGTGATTATTGGTATGACGAATCTAATGATGGGAACTTCGTAAATGGTTTCAATTATTTTGAAGTGGTGGCTGCCGCTCAATATGTACCATCTCAAAAATATGTAGAGGGCCCTGACTTTGGTAAACTAATTTTTGAAACAGGCTACCCTGTAATTGATTTACAATATACTCGTGGTATCTCAGGAGTTTGGGATTCCGAATTTGATTATGATAAAATAGACCTAAAACTAATTCACCGTATAAAAAAGATTGCGCTTGGCGTAACCAGTTTTGAGCTTCAGGGGGGAACCGTATTGCAAGATGTACCTTATTCAAAACTTTACACTGCCACCGCAAACCAGATAAACAGCGATGACTTTTGGAAACGATCTTTTATGCTGGCCGATCGCCACAGCTTTGAAACCATGCGCTTTAACGAGTTTATGTCCGACACCTATGTTCACTTTATGTTTCGCCAGGATTTTAAATCACTTCTATTTAGACGAAAAGAATTTTCACCACACATAGAATTGGTGGCACGTGCCATGTGGGGGGATCTTCGAAGCCCTGATTTACATAAAAACATTTCTACCAAAACTCCTGACAAAGGCTACTATGAAGCGGGTTTAGAGTTTAATAAACTTATCAGTCAAAACCTTGTGGCCATAGGAATTGGAACTTATTATAGATTAGGCCCAGAGAGCCTTCCGAGCTTTGAAGAAAATTTTGCTTTCAAAATCACTTCCAAATACTCCTTTTAAAATCATTTAATTGAAGGAGGTTTAAGGTCTTAGATATAATTGTCGTTATTTTGCCGACCGAAATTCACAGGGTTCATTAGGCAGAGAATATGTTTACATTCATAGCGCGATTAATACTGAGAAACCGAATCACCATGCTGAGCATAGTGATTCTTTCTACCGCTTTTATGCTTTTTCAGGGGCGTAAAATAGAGATGAGTTACGAGTTTTCTCGCCTGCTCCCACTCACCGATTCTACACAGGTAACTTATCAAGAGTTTCAGGAGGAATTCAAACAATCGGGAAATACTGTAATTCTTGCCGCTGAAAACATTAATGTATTTGAGCCAGAAAGCTACAAGGATTGGATGCGTCTGGAGAAAAACCTCGATACCATTTCGGGGGTAAAAAACATCCTTTCTCCAATTAATGCGTACAATTTGGTGCGCAATGACAGCCTCAAAAAATTAGAACTTGTTTCCTTTGAAAAGAACTTTGACGCCAACACCAGCGATAGTTTAGGTAAGCTTTACAATAGCCTTCCTTTTTACCGAGAACTACTTTACAGCAAAGATGAACGTGCCCCTTTGATGCTTGTGCAAATTGGGGACGATGTGCTTTACACCAAAAGCATTGTTCGCATTATCGAGTCTATCAAAAAAGTGGTTGCTACTTATGAAACCAATACGGGCCATAAAGTACACGCCAGCGGACTGCCCTATATACGTATGGCGAGTACCAAAAAAATCAGCAGTGAAATTGGTCTTACTGTGGGCCTATCCCTTTTTGTAACTACCCTTATTATGTTCCTTTTTATGAGGAGCATCAAAGCAACACTTATCACCATGACGGTGGTTATCCTTGGGGTAATCTGGTCTTTTGGTCTTATTGCAAGTTTTGGTCATCAAATAAGTATGCTGAGCGCACTTATACCTTCTTTGATAATTGTGATTGGGGTGCCCAATTGTATTTTCCTCATCAACAAGTATCACTCCGAATACAAGGATCACAAGAATAAAATAAAAGCAGTACAGCGCGTTATCCGCAAAATTGGTGCTGCTACCTTACTTACCAACACCACTACAGCACTTGGGTTTGCCGCTCTTATTCTTACGGACAGTATTATCCTTAAAGAGTTTGGTTTAGTAGCCTCCATCAACATTCTTATTGTATTTGTGATTAGCATTATTGTAATTCCAATCTTTTACAGCTACTCCAAAACACCTAAGAAACGTCATTACAACCACCTTGAAAAAAACTGGATAAACGGTTTTATAGGTTTTCTTTTAAACACTGTTTCGAAGCATCGCAAGATTGTTTATGTGGTGGTGATTGGCCTCGCTATCGTTGCAGGGTTTGGTACTACTTTGATAAAGACCACCGGAAACATTACCGAAGAATATAAGGACAGCGACCCTCTCATTCTGGACCTTAAATTTTTGGAGAAGAACTTTGGAGGCACTGTACCGCTAGAAATTGTAATTGACACCAAAAAGCGCAATGGTGTTCAAAGCTTATCTTTTCTCAAAAAAGTAGATCAGCTTCAGGCCGAACTAGCCACTATGCCCGATTTGTCGAAATCACTTTCAATAGTGGACGGAATCAAGTTTGCCAAGCAAGCTTATTATAATGGTGATTCTTCATTTTATAGCCTACCCACCAGTCAGGAGAAGAACTTTATCCTCAGCTATATTCCAAAGCAGAAAGAAGGTCTTTCAATGCTAAATTCCTTGGTAGATAGCACTGGGCAAAGAGCGCGAATTAGCATTCAGGCAGCTGACCTTGACACC from Owenweeksia hongkongensis DSM 17368 encodes the following:
- a CDS encoding efflux RND transporter permease subunit, translated to MFTFIARLILRNRITMLSIVILSTAFMLFQGRKIEMSYEFSRLLPLTDSTQVTYQEFQEEFKQSGNTVILAAENINVFEPESYKDWMRLEKNLDTISGVKNILSPINAYNLVRNDSLKKLELVSFEKNFDANTSDSLGKLYNSLPFYRELLYSKDERAPLMLVQIGDDVLYTKSIVRIIESIKKVVATYETNTGHKVHASGLPYIRMASTKKISSEIGLTVGLSLFVTTLIMFLFMRSIKATLITMTVVILGVIWSFGLIASFGHQISMLSALIPSLIIVIGVPNCIFLINKYHSEYKDHKNKIKAVQRVIRKIGAATLLTNTTTALGFAALILTDSIILKEFGLVASINILIVFVISIIVIPIFYSYSKTPKKRHYNHLEKNWINGFIGFLLNTVSKHRKIVYVVVIGLAIVAGFGTTLIKTTGNITEEYKDSDPLILDLKFLEKNFGGTVPLEIVIDTKKRNGVQSLSFLKKVDQLQAELATMPDLSKSLSIVDGIKFAKQAYYNGDSSFYSLPTSQEKNFILSYIPKQKEGLSMLNSLVDSTGQRARISIQAADLDTEESAVMMKQIKAKVNEIFDPERYDVIITGASVIFLHGTSYLIKNLIVSLALAISVIAIIMALLFRSAAMVLVSLVPNLFPLLMTAGLMGYFGIPLKPSTILVFSIAFGISVDDTIHFLAKYRQELRANGWNISNAVLVAIRETGVSMFYTSIVLFFGFSVFLTSSFGGITALGMLVSITLIIAMLSNLLLLPTLLLSLERRVANKNFDHPMITLYNNNEEEEEDEDESENN